From a single Eleginops maclovinus isolate JMC-PN-2008 ecotype Puerto Natales chromosome 20, JC_Emac_rtc_rv5, whole genome shotgun sequence genomic region:
- the zc3h10 gene encoding zinc finger CCCH domain-containing protein 10 has product MPDRDSSYLSGGSGSGGSLGDEGGPGSGLAGGSAEGRGGSAGGGSGSGSMGGGGALGNGNSCGNGGGQGSGLALGGVCRDFIRNVCKRGKRCRFRHPDFNEVPDLGVQKNEFIFCHDHQNKECMRSNCRFVHGSKEDEDYYKKTGELPLRLRGKVAARLGLSPMDLPHSRGEVPICRDFLKGECQRSNKCKFRHVQKDFEYEPSRVGVGGVIGPGPTGMVNAGGGIGVGAGGACGGMQGLVGGGSGSNMMGMGCPSLGGCRDPGITGVGGVGVGGMSTCLSMNSTGQRRYDRSSVYDPLLESGLFDASSLEASMDHTALQLKRRRLEGLRLTDVSGGVHYELGVHATLPPRPLEYRFLEEENSLLRKRVEELKKQVSNLIATNEVLLEQNAQFRSQAKVMTLSSTPAPTEQSLVPPVGAIGSYNHSIAQTHTTLSSAGLQPRPVTQQEMVVSSGAPSVPPTNSAPPTAPPPHLNPDITPLSAALVQTIAQGMAPPVSMATVAVSVAPVAVSMTQPMPGITMSHATTPMVSYPIASQSMRITTIPH; this is encoded by the exons ATGCCTGATCGGGACAGCTCCTACCTGTCAGGTGGCAGTGGGAGTGGTGGTAGTCTGGGTGACGAAGGAGGACCTGGGTCTGGTTTGGCAGGAGGCTCAGCTGAGGGCAGAGGGGGCTCAGCAGGAGGTGGCAGCGGCTCTGGGAGCatggggggaggaggagctCTCGGAAATGGCAACAGTTGTGGGAATGGTGGAGGGCAAGGCTCAGGACTGGCATTGGGAGGTGTCTGCAGGGACTTCATACGCAATGTCTGCAAGAGGGGAAAGCGCTGCCGCTTTAGACACCCAGACTTTAACGAGGTGCCAGACTTGGGAgtgcaaaaaaatgaattcattttctgTCATGACCACCAGAACAAGGAGTGTATGCGCTCCAACTGTCGCTTTGTCCATGGATCTAAAGAGGATGAGGACTATTACAAGAAAACAGGAGAGCTACCCCTCAGACTAAGAGGGAAAGTTGCAGCCCGACTAGGCCTGTCCCCCATGGACCTCCCCCATAGCCGTGGGGAAGTCCCTATCTGCAGAGACTTTCTAAAGGGAGAGTGCCAGAGGAGCAATAAGTGTAAATTTCGTCATGTCCAAAAAGACTTTGAATATGAGCCTTCAAGGGTTGGAGTGGGTGGTGTTATAGGGCCAGGTCCCACTGGAATGGTAAATGCTGGGGGAGGGATAGGTGTTGGAGCAGGAGGTGCCTGTGGAGGAATGCAAGGACTTGTGGGAGGTGGAAGTGGAAGTAACATGATGGGGATGGGCTGCCCCAGCCTGGGCGGTTGCAGAGATCCTGGTATCACAGGAGTTGGGGGGGTAGGTGTAGGTGGGATGAGCACTTGTCTGTCCATGAATTCTACAGGTCAACGACGGTATGACAGGAGCTCAGTGTATGACCCCCTCCTTGAAAGTGGGCTGTTTGATGCGAGCTCTCTGGAGGCCTCAATGGACCACACTGCTCTACAGTTGAAGAGGCGGCGGTTGGAGGGGCTACGCCTGACAGATGTGAGTGGAGGTGTGCACTATGAGCTGGGAGTTCATGCCACCTTGCCACCACGTCCTCTGGAGTACAGGTTCCTGGAGGAAGAGAACTCCCTGCTGAGGAAGAGAGTAGAAGAGTTGAAGAAGCAG gtTTCAAATCTAATTGCCACAAATGAGGTTCTTCTGGAGCAGAACGCCCAGTTCCGCAGCCAGGCCAAGGTGATGACGCTGTCCTCCACTCCTGCGCCCACTGAGCAGAGTCTGGTGCCCCCTGTGGGTGCAATAGGTTCCTACAATCATAGCATTGCCCAGACTCACACCACCCTGAGCAGCGCTGGACTGCAACCTCGGCCTGTCACACAGCAAGAAATGGTAGTTTCTTCCGGCGCCCCTTCAGTGCCCCCGACTAATAGCGCGCCACCTACAGCTCCTCCGCCTCACCTCAACCCTGATATCACCCCTCTGTCAGCTGCTCTTGTACAGACCATTGCCCAAGGGATGGCACCACCTGTTTCTATGGCCACAGTGGCTGTATCTGTGGCCCCAGTGGCAGTGTCCATGACGCAGCCTATGCCTGGTATCACCATGAGTCACGCCACCACCCCAATGGTATCTTACCCTATTGCGAGTCAAAGCATGAGGATCACCACTATTCCGCACTGA
- the LOC134882440 gene encoding dnaJ homolog subfamily B member 9-like, protein MAVQCVFHLMQACFVLLLCLSEASELSRNYYDTLNVEPTATGKQVKKAFHELAVKYHPDKNKRTGAEKTFREIAEAYTVLSNKEKRRLYDSLGHKAFLKEDTSVEPEDDHETSFHFIFEDLFHDFNDSPFVEESNFHWHFHQDGEDEDGLYEQYSFEEPGFDFNFGDGDENEEDFYY, encoded by the exons ATGGCAGTTCAATGTGTTTTCCACTTGATGCAAGCCTGCTTCGTCCTGCTGTTATGCTTATCGGAAGCCTCAGAGTTGAGCAGAAATTACTATGATACTCTCAATGTTGAGCCGACAGCCACTGGCAAACAGGTAAAGAAGGCTTTCCACGAACTGGCTGTAAAATACCACCcagataaaaacaagagaacCGGCGCAGAGAAGACTTTCAGAGAGATTGCTGAAG CCTACACAGTGCTCTCCAACAAGGAGAAGAGGAGATTGTATGACAGTTTGGGCCACAAGGCTTTCCTAAAAGAGGACACCTCCGTGGAACCTGAGGATGACCACGAAACAAGCTTCCACTTTATTTTTGAAGACCTCTTCCATGACTTCAATGATAGTCCTTTTGTGGAGGAATCAAACTTCCACTGGCACTTTCATCAGGAtggggaggatgaggatggtCTTTATGAACAATACAGTTTTGAAGAGCCTGGCTTCGACTTTAATTTTGGTGATGGGGATGAAAATGAAGAAGACTTTTACTACTAG
- the si:dkey-28n18.9 gene encoding sorting nexin-6, translated as MMEEVKEVTSTLSVDIQSIKVTEVVKEGDTLTFLIVSEKLSGTGVYHVDRTYDDFEWLQQHLYSQEDVSGIQGVIFPPLPVKAQVNASAKVIKQLGILGLGEWQPYCKAMEAFLRQIATHSILGKNKAVEIFLTSSDPPGRQRARKNIFNRLSQAMEGMRKEGHKDVDEFFQTERDHNIVITGYAKTAAERFLDVVQTEQKIAVACGHFSTALRLCVEQGEDPDKLDFSKVCVKLSEVFDSIQKNMTSVTENNVSTLGLGLDLESRYQEAEKEMLFRRTCKLVELEITRRNAEKAKPVKKAAMEEVKKAAETEFDHISGVAKDEIARLQAARVKMLQQALVQWCEKQLLTAKESADQFNQHLRAFRGMA; from the exons ATGATG GAGGAAGTGAAAGAAGTGACATCTACTCTTAGTGTCGACATTCAAAGCATCAAGGTTACAGAGGTGGTGAAAGAAGGAGACACACTTACCTTCCTTATTGTATCTGAAaag CTCTCTGGGACCGGGGTGTACCATGTGGACCGAACCTACGATGATTTTGAATGGCTGCAGCAGCACCTTTACTCTCAAGAGGATGTGTCTGGGATACAGGGAGTCATA tttcctcctcttccagtAAAGGCTCAAGTGAATGCTTCTGCCAAGGTTATAAAACAGCTTG GTATCCTTGGTTTAGGAGAGTGGCAGCCGTACTGTAAAGCAATGGAGGCTTTCCTCCGGCAGATTGCTACACACAGCATACTCGGCAAAAATAAAGCTGTGGAGATCTTCCTGACCAGCTCAGAT CCCccaggcagacagagagcaaggaaaaacattttcaaccgCCTGAGTCAAGCCATGGAAGGGATGAGGAAAGAAGGCCATAAG GATGTGGATGAGTTCTTTCAAACTGAACGTGATCATAACATTGTTATTACCGGTTATGCCAAGACTGCAGCTGAG agaTTTTTGGATGTGGTCCAAACTGAGCAAA AAATAGCAGTGGCGTGTGGACACTTCTCAACTGCTCTGCGTCTTTGTGTGGAACAAGGAGAGGATCCTGACAAACTGGATTTCTCTAA GGTTTGTGTGAAACTGTCAGAAGTCTTTGATTCTATACAG AAAAATATGACAAGTGTCACTGAGAACAACGTGAGTACTCTTGGGTTAGGCCTTGACCTGGAGTCACGCTACCAGGAGGCAGAAAAG GAGATGCTCTTCAGGAGAACCTGCAAACTAGTGGAGTTGGAGATCACCAGAAGGAACGCAGAGAAGGCCAAACCTGTGAAGAAGGCTGCT atggaggaggtgaagaaAGCAGCAGAGACGGAGTTTGATCACATATCTGGAGTGGCTAAAGATGAG ATTGCACGGCTCCAGGCTGCGCGTGTGAAGATGTTGCAGCAGGCTCTGGTTCAGTGGTGTGAAAAGCAGCTTCTTACCGCCAAAGAAAGTGCTGACCAGTTCAACCAGCACCTGCGGGCCTTTAGAGGGATGGCCTAG